The Desulfonatronospira thiodismutans ASO3-1 DNA window ATAGTCAGGATAAATCCAGGGAGTTTTGCCGGTAAGCGCATTCCAGAGCATCCGCAAGGCTCCGGTGTTCTCATGGTAATGTTCATAGCAGGCCTGCAGCTCGTTGATAAAACCTGTCAGCCCCTCCATTGGTGTAAAGGTCCTGTCCATAATGGTGACTGGCTTATGGTTGAGCTTGACTATCTCTTCTTTAGCTTCTTCTAAGTTCGGGTATTTCTTCAGGGTAGAGAGTCCCTGGTTAATTCTTTTACGGATCTGCTTGGGGTATTCATCAGAAAAAACAAAGTGGCCTTCAAAACGCTTAGTAAGAAGTGTTTGATTAAGAGTGATGCTCATTAAAGTATTTTCGTAAAGCTCGGTTAACTGATTCTGAATCAGGGAAAAATTTAAACAGATCAGGTTCAATATACACTAGATTTGTCCTCTCTTCACGATATTTTTTGGCAAATTTACCACGTTCTCCTGACTTGATAAGTTCCGAGGGGTATTCGGGGCGTAAGGTGTCGTTATGATTCATATGCTGTTCGCTCCTTGCGAGTCATTTGTCTGGCTGATATAATTCTAATTGTTCCTGTGCACTCAGTAAACGATACTACCAAACTTCTTCCTTTTGATGTTGTACCGAAAAGCAGGTAGCGGTCTTCCTCAACCGAATGATCGGGATCCGATACGCAGGATGAGAAAACATCACCAAAAACCTCAGTGGCTTCGACGAATGAAACTCCGTGTTTTTTAAAGTTTGACCTGTCTTTTGTATCATCCCAAGTGAAATCCACAGCTAAACACTTCTCTTCTCATGGTTATATGTAAGGGTGTCGGGTACATCCTCAATGGCGTTTTTCGATATAGCGGTATAGTATTTGGGCTGAACTGATGAGGGCATAATATATCGTTTGATAAAATATCTTAATGATTGCTCCCGGATAGCTGCCACTGTCTGGCTAAAAACTATTTCTGGCACCCTTATAGCAAAATATTAACCTTTTTGCTGCAGTCTGTAAAGGTAAGAAAGGGGATATCAACTATAAAAAAATTAGACCTTCAGGCTTTGCCCAACCTTTTCAAAGAGTAAATCCCTTCAACCCCGCCAATCGACGTAAATTTCCTTGTATCCTTGGAGCCAAGCAGGTGCTTGACCTGGTCGAATACCTCTTGGACAAAGTCTTTTCCGCCGATAACCCCGGAATCTGTAAAATACCGGCATCTGTATCTGAAGCGTTCTACTCGGGATATCTTGTAGCCTTTTTTTCTGGGTTTTTCCACAACCTTTTTTTCAATAGTCTTGCCTTTGCCTGCGTCTACTGCTCCGGTTTCATATACGAACTGTCTGTATTTGCGGACAATCTCCTTGGGGTCCAGTTCGTTCCATTCCTTGAGGCCAAAATCTATAGATAAGAATCCGTCTTTGTTTCAGGTCTGGGTATGGTAGCCGAGTGAACTCCAGCGGTAATCCTCCGGTTTCTTAACAATACCGGCACGGATAGGGTTTAAGTCCACATAAGCCAGCATATTAACCAGAGTGCTTCCTTCCTGTACAATCATACTCTTAAACCGGCCACCCCAAAAGAAACCCTGCCGCCTGTGCTTTTTATTATAATACCTGGTTCACCCGGTTAAATCCCCCGCACAAAAAATGAGATTGCTAAAAATAGAAGGAGGTTACATATGGGGAGGTATTATATGGAGTGTAAGAAGGGTGATGTGCGGGGGGCTGCTACCGCAGCATTTAACCGGGTAAAGATCTGCTTGATGTCCTTCACATAGGCCCCAA harbors:
- a CDS encoding BrnT family toxin — encoded protein: MDFTWDDTKDRSNFKKHGVSFVEATEVFGDVFSSCVSDPDHSVEEDRYLLFGTTSKGRSLVVSFTECTGTIRIISARQMTRKERTAYES